One Papaver somniferum cultivar HN1 unplaced genomic scaffold, ASM357369v1 unplaced-scaffold_135, whole genome shotgun sequence genomic window, TTACCATGTGCGCTTAGCATACATGATAAGATAGTAATCTACCCTACGTACATCACTGTCAATATCAATATGGTAAAGATACCATATTAGCATGCCCAATGTGGATGCTCTTATAACATCCATCCTTTATATTGGGTACATATTTCAACCCTAACTAGTGGTATTGATGATTCTTGTTTGTTCAATGGGAATaaccacaacaagattttgtttagTTTAAAATTTAATAGATTTTATGTGTTTAATTTAGTGCATATATATCAACCTGAAGAAACAGTTCCGGAAATCAAAAGTCTAGAAACTGAAAGATTCAAAATCAGAGTAAGACTTTGGAATAAGAAGATATTTGGCAATATAAAAACCAATGTTGAAAGATGTAAGAAACATTTGGAGTGGTGCCACAAAAATTATTTATGCAGGAATACAGGAAATGATATTAATgatgatagaaaagaagtcaGATAGtgggaagatattgaagataagcTCTGAAAAACAAAATGCAGAGATCAGACAAATACATTAGGGGGAGAGAAGCACTAGATTCTCCCATAAAGCTTCCAGAAATAGACAAAGAATAAGTAAAATAGATATTGTTCAGGATTCTAGTGGGAACTGGCTCACTGAACCTAATGAAGTTGCTTACTTCTTTACAAACCATTTCTTGTCGATGGTTGAAGAAAATACCATCAACCCTGAAATCTTAAACCCGATTCCTAATTATATAACCTCCGAAGAAAATTCCCATCTTAACTTCATTCCTGATCccataaaaactaaaaacattcTTTTTAACATGGAAGGAGACAAGGCACCTGGATCAAATGGTTTTCCACCAAATATTTTCAAGCCAACTAGGATATTGTGGCTGAAGATATTATTCATATGTCTAATATTTCTTCAAGTCCGGTTACATGCTAAAAGAAATAAATTCCGCCTTCATATCCCTTATTCCAAAAATTGACACTCCCACTACCACAAATCATTTAAGAACTATCATTTTATGCAATACAACCTATAAGATCATATATAAACTTTTGGCTCAGAGAATGAAACGTCGCGTAGATAATCTTATCTCTCTTTTTCAATCTTCCTTCATCTCAGGAAGacaaatctttgaaaatatgacAATAGCTCATGAAATAATCCATAGTATGAACATCAAGAGAGGAAAAAAGGGTGAAAATGCATTATCGGAATGATAGGTGGCACATATAAGACTTTTGTTAGCATGGACTGGAAATTTCTCCTAGCTATTATGAcaaaaatgggttttgatgataaaTGGTGTCGAAAAATACAACAATGTATCTCAACCACAAATCTTGCAGTTCTGGTAAATGGAGTACCTGGGAAATATATCAAACCTTCTAGAGGTCTGAGATAAAGAGATCCCCTTTCTCCCCATCTTTTTATAGTCTGCATGAAATCTCTCTCCAGAACTCTAACTCGTGCTAAAGATAGGGGCATCATCAATGGAATCTCCATCTGTAAAGATGCTCCTTCTATATCCCACCTCCTCCTTATTAATGATTGGATGGTCTTTTGTCAAGCTAATACGCACAATCGCAATAATCTGGTGGAGCTATTCAAATCCTTTACTACTAGTTATTGTCAACTAATAATTTTCAACAAATCTGAGATTTTCTTTAgcaaaaatattgatgaataacTGGGCATCACGATAAGTATTACTATGGGAGTTCAGATGACTGACTCTCGATATAAATACCCGGGCTTACTGTTAGTTACCCACAGAAGCAAGATTATATCTTTATCTGGTTGGAAAACTACACATCTAAATCCTTTCGGCATACTAACCCTCATCAGGTCTGTTACATGAACTTCTGCCATCTATCAAATGAACTGCTTCAAGCTTCCCAAAATTACTTGTTAGGATattaacaaaattcaaatggatttCTTCTGCGAAAAATACCCGTACAACCCCGAAGGATACTATCTGCAAACCAGAAGATCTGGGAGGCCTGAGTTTCATGAACATGGAGGTTTTTAACAGTGCCATGATTACTAAATGGGATGGATAATTACACAAGATAGAGAttctctatttatttatttttgatcggcaAAGAAGAGATATAATGATCAAAAAAGAGAggttataaaagaattataccACCCTAAATACAAAAGTAAAAGAAAAGGGAACAAAAATAAAACATAAGAGGTAACAAACTACCAACTTATGAAGAATTAAAGTAAATATTGAACCAATTTTTCATCACCTAAGAAGAGTCAACATTCTCAAAGTCCTTAATAGCCAAAGACCAAGAAAACAGGAAGTAAATTGCCTTGTTGATAATAGCTCTTGCATTGCTCCTTTTGTCTGAGAAGAATCTAGCATTCCTCTCTTTCCATATGCTCCACATAATCGTAGCAGGGATTAAATTCCACATTGCATTAATAGCATTGGTGTGCTGCAATAAGCCCCAGGCATGAAGCATGTAAACTATATCAGCAGGCATGGAGAAAAACCAATTCAACTGTCTCATAAAGTCACTCCAGACTTGTCTAGCAAAACTGCAATGAAGCAGAAGATGAGAACTATATTCAATCACATTACAGAACAAACAATCTACAGGCACATTAATATTCCTTCTTCCGAGCAAATCCTTGGTAGGCAATCTGTTGTAAGCTAACAACCAGAGGAAAAAACCTATTTTTGGAGGGCATTTAATTTTCCAAATGAGATTGAAAATTAGACCTGAAGGTAGAGAAGTATCTTGTTCTGTCAAAATCTCATAGACAGAACTGACTGAAAACTGGTTGTTTTTTTGTAAGGGACCATTGTAGCTCGTCATCTTGATTGTGGTTGAATCTAAAAGTATCCAAATCAACAGTCAAAAGATTTAACTCCACTCTTACTGCAACATTTAGTCTTCTAGGAATGTGCAGATTCCATATCACCTCGTTACCAACCAAAGAGCCCACCTCAGTAACTGACAATTTCTTTGCTCTAGAAATAACATACATATTAGGATAACAGATTTTGATTGGATTTTGGTAAAGCCAATTGTCATCCCAAAATCTACAGAGAATACCATATTAACCTTGATTTTTATGTACTTCAAAAAAGTAGGATGAAACTTCATTATTACTCTCCAAACTGACTTCCCATAAGTGCAAGTAGGGAATTTAGAAACCCAAGTAACCTCTCCAGAAATCATATTTTTCTTCAACAATCTGTCTCCATACAGCTTTATCTTCTATAACATATCTCCAAGACCATTTTGTAAGCAGAGCATGATTGACCTGTCTGAGATTCTCTATTATCCCTCATTATATCTGTGACGTTACATCATAAAGAAAAGTGCTCTCGATATGGATACAAAGACTAACACCGGAGATTTCCTCGATTTGGAAAAGGATATTAGGTGGAATTGACAACATTCAGAAGTACAGCTCTTGGCATGTTGCGAAGTCTCTTGCTTTTGACTAATTTGCTTCTTACTTAAGTTGAAAAACAACTTTTTAATGGGCTCTAGTTAATCTCCCGGTTGTCCACATGACTCAAAATACCCAGGCTTTTCAGTTTGGCCCTCCTCATTTGTAAGAACTTCGATATCCAATATCCTACATTCCTACTAGTTGGCAGGGCGAATGTAACATTTCCCTTTCCTGTAACCCGCAAATCTCGACCAGAAAAATATCCCCTATGTATTACTCGAATGCTGCTTTGTAATCGGGGTTTAGGCTCTTCTTAAATTCTTCAAACGCAAACCCTAACCCTGACTATAATAATCCAATCAATGTTTCATCTAACCCGTCCTCCAGGACCGAACCGAACTCAAAATCTAGATCAATGTTTTCCAGATTCAGTTGCAGAGATGATCATTCCCCTCTCTGAGCTCTCTCTTTCCTCCTCCTCCTCGACGGGAAGTATGGTTGGTTCTACTGTGGCTATGTCTGAAATGGATATCGCTGAAGAAAAGTTTGCTGGCTGCAGTAGAATACCAGACATAGAACGTAATCTATCCCACAATGCTTTTCCTGACAGTGCGGATAACTCACACGGATCAATCGAAGATATAGAAATTCCTTTAAAATACTTGGATAGTTTGTCGTCAGATTGGGATAACAGGAACAACGATGACGACGCACCCATCCGATGTAAAATCAAGGTATTCACTCATCCATTTGTTTCCAGCAAGGTGCAGTGAAGTTTTGAATTTAGTTCCTgaataataattttctttttctttgacccGCGACACGATTTCAATCTTTGGAATTCTAGTGTATCGTGTATGGCATAACAGATTTTGGGTTTAAGAATAGCACAACGTATGGCTATTTCGTCAATGTTGCCGATGGGAGCCGCGAGTCCATGGTTTGCATCCCCCGCAAGGTGAGCTTAAAACGAACCTTCTATTAATCTCTTTTCGGAGTACCTCTATTTAATGGATAATCTTATATGCAATGAGTTTTACATATTATTCAGATTGCAGAAAAGCATTATTCTCCGAAGCAGGGCTGTGTCATGTCTGACTTGGACTTGAAGACCAAGTTGTGCAGTTTTCAGGTATTGTTCTTTAGTTTTAATCCCTCTAGGTGTCACTCACTTAGAACTCTAAACCTGATAAAAAATGTTACTCCTTTGGAATGTTTTGTAAATGACCAAGAATAAGAAGGAATTCTGTTATCCGAGTTCTATTTCAGGTTACAATGCTCGTAGAGATGACCAAAGACTCTAATCTCCCGGTCGCCCTTGAGATAAATGATGAACAGATTTCATTTGATTTCCGGTGGTTTCTTGGACCACAACGTAGTAAGATGCATCCTGGCTTCTGAAACAGGCTTGCAATGATAGATCACCTTAGTCCGGAATGGAGCCACGAAATGATTTCCATCAACAAATGTTGAATGAACAACTAATGCACTTGTAACACTTGGGGATAGACTCGGATCAATAATCATGAAAATATTTACTGTTGTTCTCTTGATATTATTTATCCTTGCTTAATTGGGGCCAAACATTTTAATTGGGGCCTtgcactagaggacaaaaaaggttacccaatcctaatttgggtcaccccttaaaaaatattttctaaatggctaaaatgCCCCTGTGTGATTAGTATTCAGAATTGGTTAAGTTGATTTGTGTGGTAAGTGTGtttagattaaaatctgattttgggATAAAATTTGGGGAAattttagttttgtgtttttatgtgttgagaagaagagaaggagttttgagaggaaaaactagggtttttagaaatgagtgattcaagtggagggaatgaggttggtgaagcttcaaataacagccatgattgtgttgatggtaatatTATCTCAACTAATCCCGtagattggatgtttgatgaagagatgttaatagaggaagccatGAATAATGGTGCAAATGAAGAACCTATTGCTCAAAATCAAGGAACCGATCCTCGAAATGAAGAAtccggagctcaaaacaatgaggtaaacttcctatactttTCAAATCgtctgaatggtgctccaagtggtcgattcatggtcaCTATGAAACTACTCAGGGTGAGGGTCGTTAGAGTCGGGTGTTGCATAAACTAACGACTCTCCAAAGTCGTCAGTGAATTGAAACTACCAATGACGACTTAAACCTGGAACTTTTCCATGTTATGAAAAATCGCTAGGTTGGTGTGATAAACACTGACGACTCTTTTGGCTAGGTCACAAAGGGTCGTTAATTTTTTTGTTTACAGACGAGCGACTCTAAAATCAAAACTCTCAGTAAATAGAACTCTTAGAGTTGTCGTATATGTATTCATAGAAGACGACGATCCTATCCAGCCATTACAAATTCTATACAGAGTCGTTATGTTTCTTAGTTAATATACTAATGACCCTAGCACTGGATTAtcttaatttttgatttcataaaatcatttcattgaatcgtaaaaggcatacatcttgcatagcgttgcattgaaggaaatgaaataaaGTAGATAATAACGGTGCACTGATACACTTAACCATAAATGGCGTAATTATACATAGTtccttccaagataaagtagcaatcgtCGAACTCAAATTTTCTCCCACGAAGCACCCCATATCGCGCATTAGCCTTCCCCAActgaaaacacaaaacaaaaacttAGTTAGTATTGTTCAAAGGTTATgataagttttacctcttgtttaaaTACTTACTCTTATAACACCCAACATATTGGGCATGGCTTCTCTTACGACCTTAATTTCTCTTTTGAAAGCATCGCATTCCAATTTTATCTCCTTGAACCGTTCCTTGACGAGTTTTAAAGACCTTGAGTTGCGATTTCCTTCtaacgccacaaaaacgatgaatacacGGTTCCACCAAGCATACGATGTTTGATCAATGTCTTTGTCTTGATCTTCGAAGTGTTTTGTGACTGTTTTCCAAGCTCTCACTAGTGTAGCACGGATTAGGGTAAcagggataggtttaagtttcgtcagaaacttaatagaaaactgattctaggatcaagattctaaaGGTAAAGATTGATAATCaattttgataataaaataataacatgtgttctctaaacaagaaggcatagcctttaaataggttctacaagaaccgactaaaagaaagcaaaggaaattctacctaaactaggaaagtaaaggacttgcggagcaagtaaactaaaacagaaGTAAGGGATCAACAATAATTGTTGATACAAACGAAAAAGGGTCAACTATAATAGTTGGCACGTTATAGGAAGATGTCCTACATCACTCACAATGGCACAATTTTCCTCAGCAGTGTAGGGAAtactcatggtgtttcctcttctttttccTCTTGGATGATAAATAAATGAGAATGAATGTAAAGATTGAGAATTATGGTTTTGGTGAAGAAGGGGTGAGATatgggtctctatttatagaaatTTACGATCCAACAGTCacttttttgaatttttaacCGTTGCCCGACTCAACCACATTTGGTGAATTCAAAATTCACATTAACTGCTACAAGGGTCGTTACAGGATATATCAATTGTGTGACGACTCTCGCAGGTGACAAGGGTCGTTTTTTTGTATGTTTATTGGCTGACGACTCTAGTATGAAAAAGTCTCTGTGTTTAGTGACATTTAGAGTTGTTAATATTAGTTTATCCATAAATGACGACTCTTGTATAATATTACAAATAACTTAACAGTCGTCATTTGTTTATGTATAACCCACGACGACCCTTGTTTGGAATATTTACTGAAAAGATATTTGAACTCGTTTTatttaattgaaaaaaaaacatacatctACTATGAAACAAAATAGAAGGAAAACACATAAAATTGTTCAATACATTGCGATAGAAAATCTAATCTATACGAGATTAATTATATTGGGTGAATTGCCATTCAACTTCCTCCAAGAGAGTGTAGTAGTCCTCGTGCAAAAACTCATGGTCGTACCTTAATTCGTATTGGGTCCGACCCAAAGAACACTGGAAAAACAATTATTTTAATAAGTTAGCGATGTTGAATAAtcataatcaaataaataatttCTGATGAATGGCCTATTGATTCACAAACTTACTCTACTCATGCGGTCTTCGTTTGTCATAACGTCCTTACGAGCTTTCAATTCATTTCTCAGCAATACGCATTCATTGTATAAATAAGCGTACCTTTCCCTTATTTGCGAGAGCGTCCTCCGATAACGATTTCCGTTTAgtgctttaaaaagcttaaacaCACGTTTCCGCCAAGCATTCGTGGTTTGATCATGCCCAAGGTAAGGCCCTCTTGTTGGGTCTTCATTACTGGTCACCCATTGCGCTTCCTCAACGGAGTGCTTTGTGAGAGTGGTGTGTGCTCTAAAAATAGCAATATCTTCTAGACGACCGAACTGAGTTGGATCCATTTTTAGTGTTTGAAAGTGATGGGTGACTGATTTAGGATGATTGAAAGTGATGGATGAATAAGTTTGGAAGAGATAGGTGTCTATTTATAGCAAAAAAGTacccaacgactagttttttttaataaaaaacggTTAATTCTGCAATAACTGCTCTTACTAGTCAAAGTTACCATTGATTTTCAAAGTCTACAATAACTTCTTACAGAGTTGTCAAGCTAGATATATATACCGTAACGACTCTaggtgaaaaatactagaatggTTTATTTGTCCAAGTAGAGTCGTCTATGTATAAAAAGGGTCGTCATGTACCGAGACAAGAGTCGTTGTGCTGCAGAATTCAAGCTGACGAAGGTTAGTGTTGTTAACCTGCAAATAAAGTTGACGACTGTTAGGGTCGTCGTTCTGCAAATGAAAAGATGACGACCCTATGCATGGTAAAGCAAAATAAACCACAGGGTCGTCATGTTAACATATAATATATTGATGATTGTTTaatgatattttttcttttatctgtAGTTGGTTGTACGGGAGAGCTCTCAACCTGAACCCGTCTCTACTATCGGTCTGGATACCTCCCAAGACTATATGATCGATTTGGTACGTTTTTATTGTTTGATTCGATGTATATCTTTATGAaaattgtttaattagtgttttataATGAAAGTGTTATTTGTTTAATGTATACGTAGAAAACAAAGGCTGAGGTCAAGGAATGGATTATTtctaaggaaaaagagaagatgtgcgtaGTTGTTCAAAGAAAACACGTTGATTCTAAGAAAATGGAGATGGTATGCGAGAGAGCTGGGGATAAGGAACAAAGTCACAAAGGGAGGAACTACAACCATCCTTGTACGGATTGAAGATTACCTCTTTAGCCGTGATGTTGTCAATTTTTGGCGCATTTCTATCAACGCATCAGTTTGTTCCCTATCT contains:
- the LOC113334053 gene encoding uncharacterized protein LOC113334053, whose translation is MIIPLSELSLSSSSSTGSMVGSTVAMSEMDIAEEKFAGCSRIPDIERNLSHNAFPDSADNSHGSIEDIEIPLKYLDSLSSDWDNRNNDDDAPIRCKIKCIVYGITDFGFKNSTTYGYFVNVADGSRESMVCIPRKIAEKHYSPKQGCVMSDLDLKTKLCSFQVTMLVEMTKDSNLPVALEINDEQISFDFRWFLGPQRSKMHPGF